The following are encoded together in the Salvia hispanica cultivar TCC Black 2014 chromosome 6, UniMelb_Shisp_WGS_1.0, whole genome shotgun sequence genome:
- the LOC125194915 gene encoding uncharacterized protein LOC125194915, with product MRRDLFLRIVRTLEGRDEYFQYREDDIGRPRLTPLQKCTVTIRQLAYCTTADMFDEYLHVGETTGRSFLNNFRKGVVEAFGDTYLRPPTADDCQSLMRMHEMVHGFPGMLGSIDSGSNNDINVLNSSTLFAVSAGVRCPAIEFTANGLRYHMGYYLVDGIYPKWPVFVKTISCPIGDMRVLFAAKQESVRKDVERAFGSRWAIVKCPARFWFKEVIAEVMYTCIFMHNMIVEQEVGHVTDWVVDEAGSSSSTATPPVARGLPMGFGEVLQRQTSMRSQQDQAALIGDMTEEVWKRFGH from the exons ATGCGGCGAGATCTTTTTCTCCGCATTGTGCGGACGTTGGAAGGACGTGATGAATACTTCCAGTATCGGGAAGACGACATCGGGAGACCCAGACTTACGCCGTTGCAGAAGTGCACGGTTACGATCCGGCAATTGGCCTATTGCACCACAgcggatatgttcgacgagtaccttcacGTCGGGGAGACAACTGGCCGCAgttttctaaataattttcGTAAGGGAGTTGTGGAGGCTTTTGGCGACACATATTTGCGACCTCCGACTGCTGATGATTGCCAGAGCCTGATGAGGATGCACGAGATGGTCCACGGCTTCCCTGGAATGCTAGGGAGCATCGACT ccgggtcgaacaacgacatcaacgtcctcaactcgtccacCCTCTTCGCCGTCAGTGCAGGGGTTCGCTGCCCGGCCATCGAGTTCACTGCCAACGGCCTCAGATatcatatggggtactacttgGTCGATGGCATATACCCAAAGTGGCCTgtttttgtgaagacgatcagctgCCCAATTGGAGACATGAGAGTCTTGTTTGCGGCAAAGCAGGAGTCTGTgcggaaggatgtggagcgggctttTGGATCGCGGTGGGCAATTGTGAAATGTCCGGCGCGTTTCTGGTTCAAGGAAGTCATCGCCGAAGTCATGTATACGTGCATcttcatgcataacatgatagtcgaacaagAAGTTGGACATGTCACCGATTGGGTGGTTGATGAAGCCGGATCTAGCTCCAGCACGGCGACCCCGCCTGTCGCTCGAGGATTACCGATGGGCTTCGGTGAGGTTCTACAGAGACAGACCTCAATGCGCAGCCAACAAGATCAGGCGGCGCTCATAGGCGACATGACTGAAGAAGTTTGGAAGCGTTTCGGCCATTGA